Sequence from the Chloroflexota bacterium genome:
ACTGGTTTCTGGCAACTGCGCCCGAAGGGCGCTTCTGTTTTTCTTTTCTACCTTGTTGTGCAAAGTGCGCTGTTCAATAAAGCTACCCGCTCCCGTTTTTTAAACGCGTTTGGCGAAAAAACGCCTTTCTTATATAATCTTATACAGTTGAAACAGTAAGAAAGCCCAAGAGAAGGAATTTCCAGTGAACCACTCAAACCTTGACCAACGCCTGAACAGCTTACCAGCCGACATCTGGCAGCGCATCGCTCAAATAGATGAACTCAAAGGGCGCTGGGTTGGGGGCGTAAAACTCAGCCCACAGGTGTTGGGGCGGCTCAAAAAATCGGTCTTGGTGACCTCCACCGGCGCATCCACGCGCATCGAAGGGGCGCGCTTATCGGACGAAGATGTCGAAAAGTTAATGCGCGGGATTTCCATGCAGCAATTCGCCAATCGGGATATGCAGGAAGTCCAGGGCTACTACGAACTGCTCACCAATGTCTTTGAATCCTGGGATCGCCTGCGATTTTCCGAGGGACTCATCCAACATTTTCACCAGGAACTGCTCAAATACGTTGAAAAAGATACCCGGCATCGCGGCGAATACAAAAAGCAAGAGAATAAAGTCCACATGGTGGATGAAGCCGGGCAATCCATCGGTATCTTATTCGATACCACACCCGCCTACCTGACCCCCAAAGACATGCAAGAACTGGTCGAATGGACACAGCAGGCCAGGGATGCGCAAACATATCACCCCCTGCTGATCATCGCCAGCTTCCTGGTGCAGTTTTTGCAAATCCACCCCTTTCAGGATGGCAATGGCCGCCTGTCGCGCATCCTGACCAACCTGCTGATGCTGCAAGCCGGGTATGCCTATATGCCCTACGCTTCGCACGAAAAAATTATTGAAGATAACAAGCCCGAATATTACCTGGCTCTGCGCCAGAGTCAGAAAACCCTCCACACGGAAGCGGAAACGATCTTACCCTGGCTGGAGTTTTTTATGGATGCTGCCTATCAGCAAGCGCAAATGGCGCTTGATCTTCTCTCCGCGGAGAATTTGGATAAGCTGCTTTCGCCGCGTCAGCTTGAAGTCTGGGGATATTTGCAATCCGTCCAGGAAGCTACCCCAAAAGAATTGTCCGAAAATCTTAATATCCCGCGCCCCACGATCAACCAGGTCTTGAACCGGCTCATCCATCTCAAGAAAATTGAACGCCTGGGGCAGGGTCGGGGGACGCGCTATCGCGTGCTTTGAAAGGGATAGACCAAAATGGCAAAGCAAACCAAAATCGAAACGATCACCGCCCAGCGAGATGTCGTTATGGGCGACCAGATCAACCAAATTATCCAAATGCCCGCCTTTCAGCCGCACCCCGATCTAAAAGCATTGCGTCGTGAATATCTGACGCACCTGGAACGCAGCTATCACGCTCTGGATTTCAAGGGCATTCCGCAGCTACAATCCTTGTCGCGCGAACTGCGGCTTGAAGAGGTCTACGTGCCGCTGGTGGCGCGCCCCGAAATGCCCGCCGGTGAAACTTGGGAGCGTCGTCTGGCCGGGCGAATGCTGGACGCCGAGGCGCTGCCGGATGAAACCTTGGTCGTCAAAACCGAATCCGCGCCCCTGGCGGTAGAGCAAGCAATGGGCGAACACTCGCGCGTGGTGGTGCTGGGCGATCCCGGTTCGGGCAAAACCACCCTGCTCAAACATCTGACCCTGCACCTGGCCGCCGAGAAAAACGCCCCGCTGCCGATCCTTGTACCCATGAACGCCTACGCTGCCGCGTTGGAACAGGAGGATATTAACCTGCAAGGCTATCTGCCGCACTATTTTGCAGGATTGGCGCAAGGCATTGCCAACTTGCAGCCGCTCTTTGATGCCGCGCTGGAACAAGGGCAGGCCGTAGTGCTGCTGGATGGCCTGGACGAAGTACAAAATGAGCGCGCCCGCTTGGTGCATAAAGTGGAAACTTTTGCCGCCGAAGCGGTGGGCAAGGGCAATAAAGTTGCTATCACCAGCCGCATTGTGGGTTATCGCGAAGCCCCGCTCAACTCGCAGCGTTGGTCGCTCTACACTTTGCTCGATTTCGACCACCGGGCCATCGAAGACTTCGCTCAACGCTGGTGTCTGGCCTTCGAGATCAGCACCCTGGGTAATACCCCCGAAGCGCACGCCCGCGCCGAAGAAGAACGCCGCGCCCTGCTCGATTCGATCACAGCCAGCCCCGGTGTGGGGCAGTTAGCCAGCAATCCGTTGCTGCTGACCATTTTGGCGCTTATCAAACGTCAGGGCGTCTCGCTGCCCAATCGCCGGGTAGAATTGTACGAACTCTACCTGAAGACCCTCATCACCGCCTGGAGCCAGGCGCGTGCGCTGGATAAACGTCCCGCTGGCCCGGCGCTGGACTATTTAGAGACCGTATCTATTTTGGGGCCGCTGGCCTTGTGGCTGCGGCAAGAGAATCCTACCGCTGGGCTGGTTTCGCA
This genomic interval carries:
- a CDS encoding Fic family protein, with the translated sequence MNHSNLDQRLNSLPADIWQRIAQIDELKGRWVGGVKLSPQVLGRLKKSVLVTSTGASTRIEGARLSDEDVEKLMRGISMQQFANRDMQEVQGYYELLTNVFESWDRLRFSEGLIQHFHQELLKYVEKDTRHRGEYKKQENKVHMVDEAGQSIGILFDTTPAYLTPKDMQELVEWTQQARDAQTYHPLLIIASFLVQFLQIHPFQDGNGRLSRILTNLLMLQAGYAYMPYASHEKIIEDNKPEYYLALRQSQKTLHTEAETILPWLEFFMDAAYQQAQMALDLLSAENLDKLLSPRQLEVWGYLQSVQEATPKELSENLNIPRPTINQVLNRLIHLKKIERLGQGRGTRYRVL